Below is a window of Scyliorhinus torazame isolate Kashiwa2021f chromosome 24, sScyTor2.1, whole genome shotgun sequence DNA.
GTGATCAGGACCTCAACTGACCCTCAAACTTACTCCGTCTATGGTCCAAACTCACTCATAACAGGCTCATGAAAGAAAATTGTTTATTAGTTTCCTGCAATTTCCAATCAATCATATTCtcctggagggggtggaggggatggaggggatggagggggtggaggggatggagggggtggagggggtggaggggatggagggggtgtcggggatggagggggtgtcggggatggaggggatggagggggtggaggggatggagggggtggaggggatggaggggatggagggggtggagggatggagggggtgtcggggatggagggggtgagggatggagggatggagggggtggaggggatggagggatggaggggtggaggggatggagggggaggggaggatggagggggtggagggggatggagggggtggaggggaggatggaggggatggagggggtggaggggatggagggggtgtcggggatggagggggtggaggggatggaggggatggagggggtggaggggatggagggggtggaggggatggaggggatggagggggtggaggggatggagaggtggaggggatggagggggttgggagggtggagggagtggaggggatggagggggtggaaggaatggaggggatggagggtgtggaggggatggagcggatggagggggtggaggggatggagggggaggaggggatggaggggatggaaggggatgagggggtggagggaatggaggggatggaggggatgaagGAGGTGGAagggatggaggggatggagggtgtggaggggatggagggatggaggggatggaggggatgaagGAGGTGGAAGGGATGGAGGGGGATGAAGggtgtggaggggatggagggggatggagggtatggagggggtggaggggatggagggggaggaggggatggagggggtggaggggatggagggggtggaggggatggagggggatggaggcagtggagggggtggagggggatggagtgggtggaggggatggaggggatggagggggatggagggtatggagggggtggaggggatggagggggaggaggggatggagggggatgaagggggtggaggggatggagggggtggaggggatgtagggggtggagggggtggagtgggtggagggggtggaggggatggagggggatgaagggggtggaggggatggagggggtggagggggtggaggcggtagagggggtggagggggtggagggggtggagggggtagagggggtggaggggatggaggggatggaggaggtggagggggaggaggggatggagggggtggaggggttggagggggatgaagggggtggaggggatggaggggatggagggggtggagggggtggagggggatggagggggtggagggggatgaagggggtggaggggatggagggggtggagggggatgatgggggtggagggaatggagggggtggagggggtggagggggatggagggggtggagggggatggagggggtggagggggatggagggggtggagggggatgaagggggtggagggaatggagggcgtggagggggtggagggggatggagggggtggagggggatgaagggggtggaggggatggagggggtggagggggatgatgggggtggaggggatggaggaggtggagggggaggaggggtggaggggttggaggggatggaggggttggaggggtggaggggatggagggggtggagggggtggagggggtggcggggattgagggggtggagggggtggcgggggatgatgggggtggaggggatggaggaggtggagggggaggaggggtggaggggttggaggggatggaggggttggaggggtggaggggatggagggggtggagggggtggagggggtggcggggattgaggggatggagggggtggagggggtggaggggggtggcggggttggaggggatggaggggttggaggggtggaggggatggagggggtggagggggtggagggggtggcggggattgagggggtggagggggtggcggggattgaggggatggaggggttggaggggatggagggggtgagatGGGGGTGAAATACTCTACAAAAGTTAAAAATTATTTTTAGAACATTGGAATAAGTCTTGATTCTGGAACATGTTTGGGAGTGGGTTCAATTGCAGTGCCTCCTCGTGTTGGTGCTGGGAGCTGAGAGCTATTCAAGGTGAGGGGCAATGGAAAGATCTTCTTTCGAGCTAGACTGTGCTCCCGCCTAGGGAGTGGCGAATTCACTATGGGAATTGTGAATAAATTGTTCCAGTCTGTTCGGTTGCCCAGGAATGGACGTGAACAGCTCCTTGTTAACAGGAATTACACTTTCTGTACCATCTTGGTCTTTGCAAGTCTTTGATCTCTCCACTGTTGACAGCTGAAACTCACTCTGCCCACCCAACTCTGTTCTTCTGCTGGAAATGGGAGGGTCACTTTTAAGAATTTCACTTGGTTTAAAGATTTCTTGGAAGAGGAGGTCAGCAAAGGTTTCTCCCCAGGGTAATGCTTCATGCCTGGATCTAGAAACATTCAAAATCTTCCCCCAGAGATGTCCCGCATCCAGTCCAGTCCCCGAGCCCGGTGCTCCTGATTCAActctgacgctcagggtgttgctaGAAGCTGTGACCTGACTCTTCCCGACGGGAGCTCGGAGCTTTCCGGTTGCTGGGATATGGAAACAATTAAAGATTGAAGACGGCAGAATCTTGGTGCAGAGTTCGGACAGGGGCTCCGAGACTGCCAGCCATGCCTTCCTTTCAGGAACtgctttggggtttggtgggaatgTTTCATCAAGTGGTATCTCAACAAACTCATCACATTGTGAAGGTACCATGTGGGTTGGAGCTGCAAAGGACGCCTCTGATTTCCACTGTAATTTAGAGACGGATGAAGTTGGTGCTGGGAGTGGTCTTGGACCTTGACAGTGTGAGGATATCGATATTAGGCTCGGTGTCTGCTCAGTGGAGTGATCTTTGCTCACGTTGACCTTTAGGCATCCAAGATGTGAAGAGTTAGTGGGGTGCGAAACGGTGAAGGAGCCATCATCTCCTGCTACCTTGGGATGTCGTCCATTCTGGTCACTTGCTCCGGTAGTTGACCTTAACCCTGCAGAATAACCTCCAGTTGACCTCTTTGGCTGATTGACTGACGGAGAAGCAATGGTGACACTTGGGTTGAATGTTGCGACCGGCGCCTCGCCATTTTGACCGGGTAAGTCTTTGAGGCGTGGGTTTGGTTTTGTTGATTTGTCCTGCAGGCAACTCCAGAACTTTGGTGGCCAGTGGGAAGGTTGGCTTTCCCCGGCTACTGGAACCCACATCCCTGGTGCCTGGGCTAACTGGTGAGGTTCTGGCGAGCTCAGAGTGATGGAGCTGACCAGATCAGAAGACAAACTGTGAGCATTCAGCAGAGCTACAGAACCTGAATTGGGCCTTGACTCCCGGACTGACTGGAGGCCATGAGGAACTTTGTCCTTTTCTGGATATTCACCATTGTCTCGTCTGGACTCTGAAGACAATCTTCTTTCTCTTGAACTATAGCTAGGTTCCAGCCTCTGATCTCTAGGCTGACCAGGGCTGGAAGTGAGGTTTAGGTTGGACAGATAGCAAGCTGTGGGTAGCTGGAAGGTGTGTTTTGGACCACATGCCTGGGGATTTAAGCTAGAAAGGGATTTCTCTTTGGGCTGGACCGATGTCTGGGGGAATAGATACTCAGTGGCAGCAGACACCTCCATGGCCAGCACAGAGTGCAGTGAGGGACAGGGGATTGAGAGCACTGCAAGGACTGTGGGTTGTCCCTTGACTGATGTTTGGGGTCTGGCAATCAGATGGTCACCACTCCCAGTCTGAGGATGGGAAAACGCGGAACACCAAATGGATTCCGCCAAACTAGAAATGCGGTGTGTGGATCGAGGTTGGGCAAAGTGGACCCTCACGTGATCAGACTTCTCTCTATGTCGTTTTCTCTTCATAGTGACACACGGCAGGGCTTGTATGATGAGGAGACAGCTCATAATGGCGGCAACAAACAACAACAAATCTGTGGGAGGCAGGGGAAGAAGGATTTGAATCAATGCAAAGAGGCAATCGCCAAACACCTGTAGATGCAGCTTCACCGACAGGGACGAAGTGTGATGACCCTGCCAATTCTTGTCATAGGGGTACTGAGGTCAACTGAGGCCATGGTTTGGGGATCGCACGAGAGGACTCACTGAGCCACATGGGgtatggttggggggagggggagggggcaataaATCACCAGCATCACTTCCCAGGAACATCGAAGTATTAAAGCAGCCCCAATTCTGCTGTCAGGCTCATTCATCTAATGCCCACCCTGAGTGTgacagatatgggggggggggggggtgttgatgggatgTGTGTTGTGAACtgggggcgtggtggggggggggggggcatctctcaggtggtggggggggggggggggtgatgactaTATTCTGGCTGGAGCTTCCCCATAATTTATGGGGTTACTTATGTTTTCCCTTATATTCCATCCAATTTCTACCTTGTAATAATATCCTGTTCAAATCTCATAGAAATATTAAGAAAATGTTGTTATTCTTACGTTAACCCTAGTTAGCTGTCCACAAAGAAATGACGAGGAGTCTGAACAAATGGATCTATTACAGGTTCTTCAATGAGCAGCGCAAGCTGACATATTAGGACAGGACTGAGTCGCTGGAGGAGACAGAGCTCTTATAACCCCCTGCTTGCACCAGGTAGTGACTGTACTTCATTCTGAGGAATCTTTCAGTATAAACAAATCACACTTCTGATTGTGGCCTGTGTAAATCTGACACAGTGTTTTacccaatacatagaacatagaacatagaaaatacagcacagaacaggcccttcagcccacgatgttgtgccgaacctttgtcctagattaatcatagattaacattgaatttacagtgcagaaggaggccattcggccctttgagtcggcaccagctcctggaaagagcaccctacccaaactcaacacttccacccaacaccaagggcaatttggacattaagggcaatttatcattggccaattcacctaacctgcacatctttggactgtgggaggaaaccggagcacccggaggaaacccacgcacacacggggaggacgtgcagactccgcacagacagtgacccaagccggaacctgggaccctggagctgtgaagcaattgtgctatccacaatgctaccgtgctgcccttgagaacaaataaatctacactatcattttactgtaatccatgtacctatccaatagctgcttgaaggtccctaatgtttccgactcaactacttccacaggcagtgcattccatgcccccactactctctgggtaaagaacctacctctgatatccctcctatatcttccacctttcaccttaaatttatgtccccttgtaatggtttgttccacccggggcaaaagtctctgactgtctactctatctattcccctgatcatcttataaagctctatcaagtcgcccctcatgaaTAGTATTCCCACTCAGACTGCAGTACAGTTTGGATCCTGGCTGCCAGAGTTCTGCAATATAAAAGATTCCATATTGGATACCAATACCTGAACGATTAACCTCAAACAGAAGAGTGGGGGCTTGGGCAATTCTTACCATGGGGGTGGGTCCCTGGGTAAGCTCCCGAAAGCACCGACTCCTTTACTTGCATTTTCAAAGCTAAAGTGCACAGTTCATCGAAGAGGGTTGGTGCAAAGTCTGATCCCGGAAGTTGCCCATGAGAACTGTCACCTGATTGGTCCTGGAATGCTGCTGTTACCATGTGACACCATAGTGAAGTATTGTGACATCACTGGGTGACCAATGTTatcaatcggcaccaataatgttgccaattaataatgatgctctttagagtcgccaggtatcaaatgatgccaccacaaggctttaccggatatcgatcaaaggaccacacaaccagttagtcagtttaaGTTCAAcggtggtttatttacacacaaggattactttgacatgcaacacaaaacactaaaagttaaactacacctaacaactacaataacctgtacttaacttcagggcaaccggctctatgcagatggacaaggcctttgtccgggtcttgcgtggctgggtggaagaagtgactctgtttctgctgggctcagccgtctgGTAACGATCATTGGTCTtggacttgtctgtctggtcgctatgctgcacttgggttggcacaggccggggccaagagaggccGAGCACACGGCTGTGTCTCTTctcatccctctgggatttcgcgctctttggggcggtccttaacttggacccaataattcggcaggcttcgatcactgccttcgattttggccaataaaggggcgggtgccttgatggctgggcgtgtccttagcggtcactgaccttggctgtttgggctccctgagtaaagggagtggcgacgGTTagcctgcatctgtatcggttacctgagtacagtccttttattctggggaaatgggccagtagaatgcaaacgagcggggttttcgatcgcgtccagctatctgagtctgtctgagtcctgggttggccataattcccatggtcctttgcaggtggccatctgagatggctacaacagGGACCGATGGAGGTCATAACCTTTGCCTTTTGACCCAGGGAGGGTCCAGAATGGAGTGGATGACACTGGGCAGGCACGACACTAATGGCTGGGTGAGGTCAAACTGTTCTGTCCAGAGGGGTCTGTACAGGACAGGTGAGACAGTGCCACATGAGGAGGGCTGGACAGGTGAGACAGTACCAGGCGGTGGGTCTGGGCAGGTGAGACAGTGCCAGACGGTGGTGTTGGACAGGTGAGACAGTGCCAGACGGGCTCTGCTGGACAGGTGAGACAGTGCCAGACTGTGGTGTTGGACAGGTGAGACAGTGCCAGACGGGCTCTGCTGGACAGGTGAGACAGTGCCAGACTGTGGTGTTGGACAGGTGAGACAGTGCCAGACGGACTCTGCTGGACAGGTGAGACAGTGCCAGACTGTGGTGTTGGACAGGTGAGACAGTGCCAGACGGACTCTGCTGGACAGGTGAGACAGTGCCAGACGGTGGGTCTGGACAGGTGAGACAGTGCCAGACGGACTCTGCTGGACAGGTGAGACAGTGCCAGACTGTGGTGTTGGACAGGTGAAACAGTGCCAGACGGACTCTGTTGGACAGGTGAGACAGTGCCAGACGGTGGTTCTGGACAGGTGAGACAGTGCACAGACGGTGGTTCTGGACAGGTGGCAGTGCCAGACGGGCTCTGTTGGACAGGTGAGACAGTGCCAGACGGTGGTTCTGGACAGGTGACAGTGCCAGACTGTGGTGTTGGACAGGTGACAGTGCCAGACGGGCTCTGCTGGACAGGTGAGACAGTGCCAGACGGTGGTTCTGGACAGGTGGCAGTGCCAGACGGACTCTGCTGGACAGGTGACAGTACCAGACGGACTCTGCTGGACAGGTGAGACAGTGCCAGACTGTGGTGTTGGACAGGTGAGACAGTGCACAGACGGACTCTGCTGGACAGGTGAGACAGCGCACAGACGGTGGTTCTGGACAGGTGACAGTGCCAGACGGACTCTGCTGGACAGGTGAGACAATGCCAGGCTGTGGTGTTGGACAGGTGAGACAGTGCCAGACGGGGTCTGCTGGACAGGTGAGACAGTGCCAGACTGTGGTGTTGGACAGGTGAGACAGTGCCAGGCGGGGTCTGCTGGACAGGTGAGACAGTGTCAGACTGTGGTGTTGGACAGGTGAGACAGTGCCAGACGGGGTCTGCTGGACAGGTGAGACAGTGCCAGACGGGCTCTGCTGGACAGGTGAGACAGTGCCAGACGGACTCTGCTGGACAGGTGAGACAGTGTCAGACTGTGGTGTTGGACAGGTGAGACAGTGCCAGACGGGGTCTGCTGGACAGGTGAGACAGTGCCAGACGGGCTCTGCTGGACAGGTGAGACAGTGCCAGACGGACTCTGCTGGACAGGTGAGACAGTGCCAGACGGACTCTGCTGGACAGGTGAGACAGTGCCAGACTGTGGTGTTGGACAGGTGAGACAGTGCCAGACGGGGTCTGCTGGACAGGTGAGACAGTGCCAGACGGGCTCTGCTGGACAGGTGAGACAGTGCCAGACGGACTCTGCTGGACAGGTGAGACAGTGCCAGACGGGCTCTGCTGGACAGGTGAGACAGTGCCAGACGGGCTCTGCTGGACAGGTGAGACAGTGCCAGACTGTGGTGTTGGACAGGTGAGACAGTGCCAGACGGGGTCTGCTGGACAGGTGAGACAGTGCCAGACGGGCTCTGCTGGACAGGTGAGACAGTGCCAGACGGGCTCTGCTGGACAGGTGAGACAGTGCCAGACTGTGGTGTTGGACAGGTGAGACAGTGCCAGACGGGGTCTGCTGGACAGGTGAGACAGTGCCAGACGGACTCTGCTGGACAGGTGAGACAGTGCCAGACGGGCTCTGCTGGACAGGTGAGACAGTGCCAGACGGACTCTGCTGGACAGGTGAGACAGTGTCAGACGGGGTCTGCTGGACAGGTGAGACAGTGCACAGACGGACTCTGCTGGACAGGTGAGACAGTGCCAGACGGTGGTTCTGGGCAGGTGAGACAGTGCCAGACTGTGGTGTTGGACAGGTGAGACAGTGCCAGACGGGCTCTGCTGGACAGGTGAGACAGTGCCAGACGGGGTCTGCTGGACAGGTGAGACAGTGCCAGACGGACTCTGCTGGACAGGTGAGACAGTGTCAGACGGGCTCTGTTGGACAGGTGAGACAGTGCCAGACTGTGGTGTTGGACAGGTGAGACAGTGCCAGACGGGCTCTGCTGGACAGGTGAGACAGTGCCAGACGGGCTCTGCTGGACAGGTGAGACAGTGCCAGACTGTGGTGTTGGACAGGTGAGACAGTGCCAGACGGGCTCTGCTGGACAGGTGAGACAGTGCCAGACGGGCTCTGCTGGACAGGTGAGACAGTGCCAGACTGTGGTGTTGGACAGGTGAGACAGTGCCAGACGGACTCTGCTGGACAGGTGAGACAGTGCCAGACTGTGGTGTTGGACAGGTGAGACAGTGCCAGACGGACTCTGTTGGACAGGTGAGACAGTGCCAGACTGTGGTGTTGGACAGGTGAGACAGTGCCAGGCGGACTCTGCTGGACAGGTGAGACAGTGCCAGACGGACTCTGCTGGACAGGTGAGACAGTGCCAGACGGGCTCGGCTGGACAGGTGAGACAGTGCACGGACGGATGGGGCTTTACAGGGCAACAGGGGATGGTAAAGATTGTGACGCTGCCATTTCACAGACGAAGAAGAGGGTTAGAAATTGTTCACCATCAAAACTT
It encodes the following:
- the LOC140400178 gene encoding uncharacterized protein, which produces MVTAAFQDQSGDSSHGQLPGSDFAPTLFDELCTLALKMQVKESVLSGAYPGTHPHDLLLFVAAIMSCLLIIQALPCVTMKRKRHREKSDHVRVHFAQPRSTHRISSLAESIWCSAFSHPQTGSGDHLIARPQTSVKGQPTVLAVLSIPCPSLHSVLAMEVSAATEYLFPQTSVQPKEKSLSSLNPQACGPKHTFQLPTACYLSNLNLTSSPGQPRDQRLEPSYSSRERRLSSESRRDNGEYPEKDKVPHGLQSVRESRPNSGSVALLNAHSLSSDLVSSITLSSPEPHQLAQAPGMWVPVAGESQPSHWPPKFWSCLQDKSTKPNPRLKDLPGQNGEAPVATFNPSVTIASPSVNQPKRSTGGYSAGLRSTTGASDQNGRHPKVAGDDGSFTVSHPTNSSHLGCLKVNVSKDHSTEQTPSLISISSHCQGPRPLPAPTSSVSKLQWKSEASFAAPTHMVPSQCDEFVEIPLDETFPPNPKAVPERKAWLAVSEPLSELCTKILPSSIFNCFHIPATGKLRAPVGKSQVTASSNTLSVRVESGAPGSGTGLDAGHLWGKILNVSRSRHEALPWGETFADLLFQEIFKPSEILKSDPPISSRRTELGGQSEFQLSTVERSKTCKDQDGTESVIPVNKELFTSIPGQPNRLEQFIHNSHSEFATP